The nucleotide sequence TTTTGCCTGACTCAGGTATCAGAATCTTGGTGGGCAGTTGCTGGGCTACCAACGCGGCGTTCAGAGCTTTAGCAATGCCGCTGATTTCGTTGTTGCGAAACGGGCTGCCCTCCTGCTTGGGGTCGCTCCAGTCCCACTGCGGCTCGTTCACCGGGCTGACGTAGTCGAAGAGGATGCCGGTGGTCTTCTGCACGCCTTGCACCACGTTGGCTATGAACGTGGCTAAGGCATTGTAATTGGCTGGTGCCATGTTGGTTTTGCCATCGGCCGCAAAGGCCCGGCCTGTAACGGTGTACTGCACTGGTGGGCTGTTCAAGAAGCCCAGAAACTGCGGCACACCCCGTTGCTTGGCCGCCTGCAAAAACCAGACTTGCCCAGCCTGCCGGGTCCAGTCGTAGCGGCCGTCGGGGGTCAGGAACGATTCGGCTCGGTGCCACTCGTCTTTGATGCCGCTGGCCTCACCCTGCTGGGCGCTGCCCGCCCCAATGTTGAAGCGCCACATCGACAACCCGATACCTTTAGGCTGCCCACCGGCCTGGTCTTTGGTGCTGAACAGCAGATCAGCAATGGCTTCCTTTTTAGCGGCTGGCCACAAGCCCACAAACTGGCACGCCCACGCATCGGAGGCGCTGAAGTTGTCGATGGTCTGGTAGGTTTTTGTGTCGTCCAGCAGCACCGTTACCACCGGAGTAGTTTCAGCAGGTTTGCTCGTTTGCCCTTGCCCGGTACTGACCGCCGCCAGCAGGACGAGCGCGCTTATCCCCAAGCGGTTACCCAGTGAAGCCCGCGAATACGAAAACCAAGCACTGCATTCTGTTACTATTCTCATTGAAAGCAAGTTAAACAAAGCCATATGGTACGCTATGCGCGCCACTCAAAACCCCAGAACCAGCTAATCCGGCCGGCCAACCTAAGTCAACCAGCCGGATTATCCCATCCTCAAAAGAATGTCTTGTTCTTGGTGACCCGTGCCACCAAGTGAAGGCTCCTAGGCCTTAGTACCCGGGGTTCTGTTCCACATTGCCACCGGAGAGCTGAATCTGCGGCGTAGGAATCGGGAACAGGTTGTTTTTCTCGGATATCTGGTCTTTCAACTTGCCCTTGTCATAAGGGTCGGTGTTGGTGAGCTGCGAGGCATTGAAGGCCGTCATAACGGCTACTAGGCGCTTCTGACGCACCAGGTCGTAGTAGCGGTGGCCTTCCATGGCTAGCTCCAAGCGGCGCTCCAGCCAGATGTGGTCGAGCAGCGCCGAGCCGGTAGACGTGCGGGGCAGCACAGTACCAGGCTTGAGGCGGTTGGCCCGCGCCCGCACTAGGTTCAACGACTGCCGGGCTTTCACTTCCTGTCCCAAGCGGTACGAGGCTTCGGCGTGCATAAGCAGCAGGTCGGCGTAGCGCAGTTCGATGCGGTTGAGAGGGCCGCGGTTGCCTTCGTTGGCCGGCCGGTCTTTCAGCAGCAAAAACATCTTGCGGCTGATGCGACCCGACTCGTTTTCCGAAAGCTTGGTGTCATACTTGGTGTAGTCGAAGCCGGGCGTTTTCACGTCCACACTGTCGCCCTGCTTGATGATGGTCCACTTGAGGCGGGGGTCGTTTTCTCGCACGAAGGCCTGCTCCAGATTGCTGCTGGGCGTGTTGAAGCCCCAGCCGCCATCGGCCCGGCTGCGCATCACCGACGTGAGGTAGGTACCAAGCGGGAACGTCTGGTTGGCGTTGTAGTTCAGCTCGAAGATGGATTCGTTGCCGTTCGGGTTATCTACGCTCCAGACCCGGCTGAACTCGTCGTTCAGGTTGTACTGGTTGGAATTGATTACGATTTCAGCGTACTGCTGGGCTTCGGCCCACTTCTCGGTGTAGAGGTACGCTTTGGCTAGGTAGGCGTTGGCGGCGCCTTTGGTGGCGCGGCCTCGGTCGCCGGCAGGTTGGGCTCTTTTCTCGGGCAGGGCCGCGGCAGCATCTTTCAAGTCCGCAATGATTTGCGCGTAACACTCTTCTGTGGTGTTCCGGCGCAGCGTCAATGACTCGCTCGGCGACACCGGCGCGAGCACCAGCGGTACGCCCCCGTAGCCCTTCACTAGCTCGAAGTAGTTGTAAGCACGGATGAACTTCACTTCCGCCAGCAATTGCTTTTGCAACTCGGCATCAATAGGCGCTTTGGCAATACCTACCAGGGCGGCGTTGCAGTTGCCAATGGCCTGGAAGATATGGGTATAGCGGTTGTCGAACCACTCGTTGTTGGGCAGCCAGAAGAAGCGGGCAAAGTCGCCGAACTCACGCTGGTCGCCAGCAATAGAGTTGCCTTTCCAGGCATCGTCGGAGCCGGCATCGCCGAACATGCGGGTGCGGTCAATCTTCCACCAGTCGTCTTGGTCGGTGGTAGAGTAGCAGCCCATAACGGCGGCCTTGCACTCAGCGGCGGTGTTGAAGTAGTTGTCAACGGTTTGCTGACCCCGGGGTGGCTCTTCCAAAAAGTCTTGGCAAGCTTGCAAACCAAGGCCGAGCGCCAGCACAAACAGGAGGCTATATTTTTTCATGATTTCGATGGCTGGAAGGAATTAGAAAGCAATGTTGGCGCCCACCAGATAGGTGCGGGAAGTGGGGTAGTTGCCAATATCGACGCCCCGGTTCAGGGCCGACGGCGCATCGGTGTAAGAGCGGCCGTAGCCGATTTCGGGGTCCAGGCCGCTGTAGTTGGTGATGGTGAACAGATTCTGGGCACTCACATACACGCGCAAGCTGCTCATGCGCAACACCTTGGACGCTTCCTGCGGCAGCGTATAGCCGAGCTGTAGGTTGCGCATGCGGGCGTAGGAGCCGTCTTCCACGTAGAAATCCGAGAAGCGCGTCAGGTTCTGGTTGTTGTCGTTGGCTACAATGCGCGGCACCGTGTTCGAGGTGCCTTCGCCGTGCCAGGCTTTGTCTTCCAGGCCCGAGATTTTGTTGTAGTTGTAGCTACCCGAATAGGTCCAGCCTTTGGTTACGTTCACCACGTCGTTGCCGAGGCTACCGGCCAGCGAAATTTGCAGGTCGAAGTTCTTGTAACCAGCTGTCAGGTTCACCCCGAAGGTCAAGTCTGGCGTGGGGTTGCCGATATACTTCTGGTCTTTGGCGTCAATCGTGCCGTCGTTGTTGAGGTCGGCGTAGCGGAAGTCGCCGGGCTGGGCACCGCTCTGAATCAGGCGGCCATCAGGGCCGGTGTGGGCGTTGATTTCCTCCTGGTTCTGGAAGATACCTTGGGTCTGGTAGCCGTAGAAAGCGCCCACGTAGCCACCTTCTTCGGTTTTGGAAGGCCGCCCGAAAATGGGCGTGTTGCCGGAGTACAGCGCTTGGCCGTTGGCGAGCTTCTTGATTTTGCTCACGGCCCGGGTGGCGTTGATATTGGCGCCGTAGGTGAAGTCGCCGGTTGATTTGGCATAGCCCACCGAGAAGTCGAGGCCGTTGGTTTTCATGCTGCCGATGTTGGTTACCGGGCTGTTGTAGCCGTAGCCGGCGTGCCCCGGAATCGACTGGCTCATCAGCATGTCTATGGTGTTGCGGCGGAACACGTCGGCCGTCACAGTCAGCTTGTTATCTAGGAAAGCCAGGTCGGCGCCGAGGTCGTAGTCTTCCACCGTTTCCCATTTCACGTTGGGGTTGGGTACGTTGCTTTGCACCACGCCCAGTTGCTCGGTGCGGCCGTCGCCGGTTACGTAGAACACGCGGCCCAGCGTGCCGGTGTAGGCACTGTTGGTGATGCTGCGAATATTCTGGTTGCCTACCCGGCCCCAGCTGGCCCGCAGCTTGAAGAAGTTAACCGGACTCAGGCCCTTCATGAACTCCTCGTCGGAGAGCAGCCAGCCCGCCGACACCGAGGGGAACACGCCCCAGCGGTTGCCCGACGGAAACACCGAGGCCCCGTCGCGCCGGATGCTGGCGCCCAGCAAGTAGCGGCCCTTGAAGTCGTAGTTCACCCGGCCAATCAAGGAGGCAATGGTGTTGACGAAAGTGTTGCCCGCCACGCTGAAGTTGGCCGTGGCAGCATCAGGGTAGCGCAGGTCCGGCTCGTTGCTAGGAATGGCCTGCCCATCGGCCCGCTCAGTACGGAGCGAGAAGCGCTCCAGCGTCACGCCGGCCAGGGCAGTCAGGTTGTGCTCACCCAACGACTTGGTGAAGTTCAGGGTGTTGGTGTTGTTCCAGTTGATTTCGATGTTGTGCTCCCGCGTCACCG is from Hymenobacter tibetensis and encodes:
- a CDS encoding RagB/SusD family nutrient uptake outer membrane protein, with the protein product MKKYSLLFVLALGLGLQACQDFLEEPPRGQQTVDNYFNTAAECKAAVMGCYSTTDQDDWWKIDRTRMFGDAGSDDAWKGNSIAGDQREFGDFARFFWLPNNEWFDNRYTHIFQAIGNCNAALVGIAKAPIDAELQKQLLAEVKFIRAYNYFELVKGYGGVPLVLAPVSPSESLTLRRNTTEECYAQIIADLKDAAAALPEKRAQPAGDRGRATKGAANAYLAKAYLYTEKWAEAQQYAEIVINSNQYNLNDEFSRVWSVDNPNGNESIFELNYNANQTFPLGTYLTSVMRSRADGGWGFNTPSSNLEQAFVRENDPRLKWTIIKQGDSVDVKTPGFDYTKYDTKLSENESGRISRKMFLLLKDRPANEGNRGPLNRIELRYADLLLMHAEASYRLGQEVKARQSLNLVRARANRLKPGTVLPRTSTGSALLDHIWLERRLELAMEGHRYYDLVRQKRLVAVMTAFNASQLTNTDPYDKGKLKDQISEKNNLFPIPTPQIQLSGGNVEQNPGY
- a CDS encoding glycoside hydrolase — translated: MRIVTECSAWFSYSRASLGNRLGISALVLLAAVSTGQGQTSKPAETTPVVTVLLDDTKTYQTIDNFSASDAWACQFVGLWPAAKKEAIADLLFSTKDQAGGQPKGIGLSMWRFNIGAGSAQQGEASGIKDEWHRAESFLTPDGRYDWTRQAGQVWFLQAAKQRGVPQFLGFLNSPPVQYTVTGRAFAADGKTNMAPANYNALATFIANVVQGVQKTTGILFDYVSPVNEPQWDWSDPKQEGSPFRNNEISGIAKALNAALVAQQLPTKILIPESGKITYLFGPDDKPDRGEQIKAFFNPSATATYVGDLPRMARTVAGHSYFTSSPYPAAVAMRQQLAANVAAVDKLNYWQSEYCILGDNDGEINGNKRDLGMDPALYLARTIHADLAVANAAAWQWWLAVSPYDYKDGLIYVDKTKADGNYQPSKMLWALGNYSRYIRPGAVRIDARLAQDPGSNNQLLVSTYKNAAGKQLVTVLVNSAAAPQEVRLQLQQKKLGAGRTYVTSATTDLKPGPMVKAGQPLHLAPRSITTLVSDYR
- a CDS encoding SusC/RagA family TonB-linked outer membrane protein; this translates as MKNLTFQKGFALCLPLAFLSVTGAFAQTSTVKGRITDETGAGLPGVTVLLKGTSTGTATDNQGNYSLSVPDVATGVLQISFVGYKQQELPLSNRTSLDVRLAADTKALDEVVVVGYGTQDKRSLTNAVTTVQGEDIAKLTVADVGSALQGKAAGVSVVGAGSEPGGTPQILIRGLSTINGNSPLYVVDGLPVANINYLNPKDIASLSVLKDAASAAIYGSRAANGVILITTKAGTKGEPQITLDVTYGVSNPTNIPDMATSSEYASIMNLAATNSNRPVVYPDPSALTESTDWWKEISRRGSTQNYSVGLSGGSDRVTYSTGISYFKEQGLIRNSDFDRLSLRLKTEYQAAKRLKVGEDFNISVTNQKFLNNNALFRDAFNNDPITPARVAGTSGNPYDYYGASPTDIGNPLAVIERNDDKRNQYFLVGTVYANYEFVPGLIFETRFGSNNNVYERNAFTPFFTIDANERNQVNSVTREHNIEINWNNTNTLNFTKSLGEHNLTALAGVTLERFSLRTERADGQAIPSNEPDLRYPDAATANFSVAGNTFVNTIASLIGRVNYDFKGRYLLGASIRRDGASVFPSGNRWGVFPSVSAGWLLSDEEFMKGLSPVNFFKLRASWGRVGNQNIRSITNSAYTGTLGRVFYVTGDGRTEQLGVVQSNVPNPNVKWETVEDYDLGADLAFLDNKLTVTADVFRRNTIDMLMSQSIPGHAGYGYNSPVTNIGSMKTNGLDFSVGYAKSTGDFTYGANINATRAVSKIKKLANGQALYSGNTPIFGRPSKTEEGGYVGAFYGYQTQGIFQNQEEINAHTGPDGRLIQSGAQPGDFRYADLNNDGTIDAKDQKYIGNPTPDLTFGVNLTAGYKNFDLQISLAGSLGNDVVNVTKGWTYSGSYNYNKISGLEDKAWHGEGTSNTVPRIVANDNNQNLTRFSDFYVEDGSYARMRNLQLGYTLPQEASKVLRMSSLRVYVSAQNLFTITNYSGLDPEIGYGRSYTDAPSALNRGVDIGNYPTSRTYLVGANIAF